One segment of Streptomyces sp. YIM 121038 DNA contains the following:
- a CDS encoding antibiotic biosynthesis monooxygenase gives MSIVKINVLNVPAEQREVLEKRFASRAGAVEGSDGFEWFELLRPVEGTDDYLVYTRWRDEASFQAWMEGPMKAAHQGGGDRPKPAATGNEVWSFEVVQQAAPKQA, from the coding sequence ATGAGTATCGTGAAGATCAACGTCCTGAACGTGCCCGCCGAGCAGCGCGAGGTCCTGGAGAAGCGCTTCGCGTCCCGCGCGGGGGCCGTCGAGGGCTCGGACGGCTTCGAGTGGTTCGAGCTCCTCCGTCCCGTCGAGGGCACGGACGACTACCTGGTGTACACGCGCTGGCGCGACGAGGCGTCCTTCCAGGCGTGGATGGAGGGCCCCATGAAGGCGGCCCACCAGGGCGGCGGCGACCGCCCGAAGCCCGCCGCGACGGGCAACGAGGTCTGGTCCTTCGAGGTCGTACAGCAGGCGGCGCCCAAGCAGGCCTGA
- a CDS encoding MFS transporter, protein MTQDVSARPSGPEHGAGHGEHVPGGVLVSIGALLLGMLLAALDQTIVSTALPTIVSDLGGMEHLSWVVTAYLLAATAATPLWGKLGDQYGRKKLFQTAIVIFLAGSALCGAAQNMSELIAFRALQGLGGGGLMVLSMAIVGDLVSPRDRGRYQGLFGAVFGATSVLGPLLGGLFTQHLSWRWVFYVNLPVGAVALVVIATALRIPARSTRHTIDYLGTFLVASVATCLVLVASLGGTTWGWGSPQIIGLAVLGVVLAGCFVAVERRAAEPVLPLRLFRVRTFALSAVISFVVGFAMFGAMTYLPTFLQVVQGVSPTMSGVHMLPMVIGMLISSTASGQIVSRTGRWKVFPIAGTGVTALGLLLLHQLKPESPTFEMSAYFFVFGFGLGLVMQVLVLIVQNAVGYEDLGVATSGATFFRSIGASFGVAVFGTVFTHRLGDKLGTALAGQRLPPGVSVDSLKADPRGIAELPPGLRPGVVDAYASSITDVFLYAAPVALAAFVLAWFLREDKLRGAVTAPDPTQTLASNPVQRSSYDEVARALSVLGTREGRRAVYEDITRRAGYDLLPAASWLLLRVSRHGHVEPATLTERSMVPLTVITQAARQLEERRLVVREGLGLRLAPEGREAAARLAGAREDSLAELLGDWWGPERPTDLMRLVEELGAEMCGSDGERPRGPVRGAVR, encoded by the coding sequence ATGACGCAGGACGTGAGCGCCCGTCCGTCCGGGCCGGAGCACGGGGCGGGGCACGGCGAGCACGTGCCCGGCGGCGTACTGGTCTCCATCGGCGCGCTGCTGCTCGGCATGCTGCTCGCCGCCCTCGACCAGACGATCGTCTCCACCGCCCTGCCGACGATCGTCAGCGACCTCGGCGGCATGGAGCACCTGTCGTGGGTCGTCACGGCGTATCTGCTCGCCGCCACGGCGGCCACCCCGCTGTGGGGCAAGCTCGGCGACCAGTACGGCCGCAAGAAGCTCTTCCAGACCGCGATCGTGATCTTCCTGGCGGGTTCGGCGCTGTGCGGCGCCGCCCAGAACATGTCCGAGCTGATCGCCTTCCGCGCCCTCCAGGGCCTCGGCGGCGGCGGGCTCATGGTCCTGTCGATGGCGATCGTCGGGGACCTGGTGTCGCCGCGCGACCGCGGCAGGTACCAGGGCCTGTTCGGCGCCGTCTTCGGCGCCACCAGCGTGCTCGGGCCGCTGCTCGGCGGCCTGTTCACCCAGCATCTGAGCTGGCGCTGGGTCTTCTACGTCAACCTCCCCGTCGGCGCGGTCGCGCTCGTCGTGATCGCCACCGCGCTGCGCATCCCGGCCCGCTCGACCCGGCACACCATCGACTACCTCGGCACCTTCCTCGTCGCGTCCGTCGCCACCTGCCTGGTGCTCGTCGCCTCGCTCGGCGGCACCACCTGGGGCTGGGGCTCCCCGCAGATCATCGGGCTCGCGGTGCTCGGCGTGGTGCTCGCCGGATGCTTCGTCGCGGTCGAGCGGAGGGCGGCGGAGCCGGTGCTCCCGCTGCGGCTCTTCCGGGTGCGCACCTTCGCCCTGTCCGCCGTCATCAGCTTCGTCGTCGGCTTCGCGATGTTCGGGGCCATGACGTACCTGCCGACGTTCCTCCAGGTCGTCCAGGGCGTGTCGCCCACCATGTCGGGCGTGCACATGCTGCCGATGGTCATCGGCATGCTGATCTCCTCGACCGCCTCCGGCCAGATCGTCAGCCGCACCGGCCGCTGGAAGGTGTTCCCGATCGCGGGCACCGGCGTCACCGCGCTCGGCCTGCTGCTCCTGCACCAGCTGAAGCCCGAAAGCCCGACCTTCGAGATGAGCGCGTACTTCTTCGTCTTCGGCTTCGGGCTCGGTCTCGTCATGCAGGTGCTCGTCCTGATCGTGCAGAACGCCGTGGGCTACGAGGACCTGGGCGTGGCCACCTCCGGCGCGACCTTCTTCCGGTCCATCGGCGCCTCCTTCGGCGTCGCGGTCTTCGGCACGGTGTTCACCCACCGGCTCGGCGACAAGCTCGGCACGGCCCTCGCCGGGCAGCGGCTGCCGCCCGGCGTGAGCGTCGACTCCCTCAAGGCGGACCCGCGCGGCATCGCGGAGCTGCCCCCGGGCCTGCGGCCCGGCGTCGTCGACGCGTACGCGAGCTCGATCACCGACGTCTTCCTGTACGCGGCCCCCGTGGCGCTCGCCGCGTTCGTCCTGGCCTGGTTCCTGCGCGAGGACAAGCTGCGCGGCGCGGTCACCGCGCCCGACCCCACCCAGACGCTCGCCAGCAACCCCGTCCAGCGCTCCTCGTACGACGAGGTGGCGCGGGCCCTGTCCGTCCTCGGGACGCGGGAGGGGCGGCGCGCGGTCTACGAGGACATCACCCGGCGGGCCGGGTACGACCTGCTGCCCGCCGCGAGCTGGCTGCTCCTGCGCGTCAGCAGGCACGGGCACGTGGAGCCCGCGACGCTCACCGAGCGCAGCATGGTGCCGCTGACCGTCATCACCCAGGCCGCGCGCCAGCTGGAGGAGCGCCGCCTCGTGGTGCGCGAGGGCCTCGGCCTGCGGCTCGCCCCGGAGGGCCGGGAGGCCGCCGCCCGCCTCGCCGGGGCCCGCGAGGACTCCCTCGCGGAGCTCCTCGGCGACTGGTGGGGCCCGGAGCGCCCGACGGACCTGATGCGGCTCGTGGAGGAGCTGGGCGCGGAGATGTGCGGCTCGGACGGGGAGCGCCCGCGGGGCCCCGTGCGGGGAGCCGTGCGGTAG
- a CDS encoding peptidoglycan-binding domain-containing protein, whose translation MTLPEPRAPLPALSSAPPPPAARPAAVRGAGERGTARTAHRRARGRGRTTLFAGAGALFASAAVFATGMLSGGGGGGPDRALPDTTASTDDDPPPEEPAARVSAEPATSPPPRPTPTPRPSRERPSPAATRAPSASPSLRPLHAPATSPTRTTARATGTVSFPPSPPPVLRLGDRGPEVTGLQYRLRRLQLYEGPTDGVYTPLLAQSVARYQWTRDITEDPLGTYGKATRRALEAETRAP comes from the coding sequence GTGACGCTGCCGGAGCCGCGGGCGCCGCTTCCGGCCCTCTCGTCGGCTCCGCCGCCACCGGCCGCCCGGCCCGCGGCGGTGCGCGGCGCCGGGGAGCGGGGCACCGCGCGGACCGCCCACCGACGGGCCCGCGGGCGCGGCCGTACGACGCTGTTCGCGGGGGCGGGGGCGCTGTTCGCCTCGGCGGCCGTGTTCGCCACCGGCATGCTCTCCGGGGGCGGTGGCGGCGGCCCGGACCGGGCGCTGCCGGACACCACGGCCAGCACCGACGACGACCCGCCGCCGGAGGAACCGGCCGCACGCGTGTCGGCCGAGCCCGCCACCAGCCCTCCACCGAGGCCGACGCCGACACCGCGGCCGAGCCGCGAGCGGCCCTCGCCCGCCGCGACCCGGGCGCCCTCTGCCTCGCCCTCCCTGCGGCCCCTGCACGCGCCCGCCACGTCCCCGACGCGCACGACGGCCCGCGCGACCGGCACCGTGTCCTTCCCGCCGTCCCCGCCGCCCGTCCTGCGCCTGGGCGACCGCGGCCCGGAGGTCACCGGGCTCCAGTACCGCCTGCGCCGGTTACAGCTGTACGAGGGCCCGACGGACGGCGTCTACACCCCGCTGCTGGCCCAGTCGGTGGCCCGCTACCAATGGACCCGAGACATCACGGAGGACCCCCTCGGCACCTACGGCAAGGCCACCCGACGAGCCCTGGAAGCGGAGACAAGGGCCCCTTGA
- a CDS encoding HAD family hydrolase has protein sequence MTAVTELTARALLLDMDGTLVNSDAVVERCWRDWAARHGLDPDEVMKVVHGRQGHASMALLLPERPMAENHAENREMLARETADLDGVVPVPGAPAFMASLAGLPHALVTSADVPLATGRMGAAGLPMPAIRVTAESVGAGKPDPEGFLKGAAELGIAPEDCVVFEDSGAGIAAGRSAGMRVVGVGPRAAEHGPTVCVDDLTQVRVTALPGGGLRLSFGSF, from the coding sequence ATGACGGCCGTGACCGAACTGACCGCCCGAGCCCTCCTCCTGGACATGGACGGGACCCTCGTCAACTCCGACGCCGTCGTGGAGCGCTGCTGGCGCGACTGGGCGGCCCGGCACGGGCTCGACCCGGACGAGGTCATGAAGGTCGTGCACGGCCGTCAGGGGCACGCCTCCATGGCGCTCCTGCTGCCCGAGCGGCCCATGGCGGAGAACCACGCGGAGAACCGCGAGATGCTCGCGCGCGAGACCGCCGACCTGGACGGCGTCGTGCCCGTCCCCGGCGCCCCCGCCTTCATGGCCTCCCTCGCCGGGCTCCCGCACGCCCTGGTGACCTCCGCCGACGTCCCCCTGGCCACCGGCCGCATGGGCGCGGCGGGCCTCCCGATGCCCGCGATACGCGTCACCGCCGAGAGCGTCGGCGCCGGCAAGCCGGACCCGGAGGGCTTCCTCAAGGGCGCGGCGGAGCTCGGTATCGCTCCCGAGGACTGCGTCGTCTTCGAGGACTCGGGGGCGGGGATCGCGGCCGGGCGCTCCGCGGGGATGCGGGTTGTTGGGGTCGGCCCTCGGGCGGCTGAGCACGGGCCGACCGTGTGCGTCGACGACCTCACCCAGGTCCGGGTCACCGCCCTGCCGGGCGGGGGGCTGCGGCTTTCTTTCGGCTCCTTCTGA
- a CDS encoding TMEM165/GDT1 family protein, whose product MISLSVTALVFGVVFLAELPDKTALAGLVLGTRYRASYVFAGVAAAFAVHVVLAVAAGSVLTLAPQRLVHAITGVLFLGGAAMLLMKKGDDDDEVKAPKDQSFWRVSGAGFMLILVAEFGDLTQIMTANLAARYDDPLSVGIGAVLALWAVAGLGIVGGKALMKRVPLALITKIAALLMLALGLWSLYEAVA is encoded by the coding sequence TTGATCAGCTTGAGTGTGACGGCGCTCGTCTTCGGCGTCGTCTTCCTTGCCGAACTGCCCGACAAGACGGCGCTCGCCGGACTCGTGCTCGGCACCCGCTACCGCGCGAGCTACGTCTTCGCGGGCGTGGCCGCCGCGTTCGCCGTGCACGTCGTGCTCGCCGTGGCCGCGGGCAGCGTCCTGACGCTCGCCCCGCAGCGCCTGGTGCACGCGATCACCGGCGTGCTGTTCCTCGGCGGCGCCGCGATGCTGCTCATGAAGAAGGGCGATGACGACGACGAGGTCAAGGCGCCCAAGGACCAGAGCTTCTGGCGGGTCTCCGGGGCGGGCTTCATGCTCATCCTGGTCGCGGAGTTCGGCGACCTGACGCAGATCATGACGGCGAACCTGGCCGCCCGCTACGACGACCCGCTGTCGGTCGGCATCGGCGCGGTCCTCGCCCTCTGGGCGGTCGCCGGGCTCGGCATCGTCGGTGGCAAGGCGCTGATGAAGCGGGTGCCGCTGGCCCTCATCACCAAGATCGCGGCACTCCTGATGCTGGCGCTCGGACTGTGGAGCCTCTACGAGGCGGTGGCCTGA
- a CDS encoding HNH endonuclease family protein yields MPGIYARRRLAALAGAAALASATTLLSGSPAQAAPPTPVSAATARTYLGQLTERAEGSSDGYSRSKFPHWITQSGTCNTREVVLKRDGENVQQDGSCAAVSGTWKSAYDNATWTQASDLDIDHVVPLSEAWKSGANAWTQSQRQAFANDLGRPQLIAVTDNVNQAKGDKDPAEWLPPAASYHCFYARMWVDVKQHYNLTVDPAEKSKLASILNGC; encoded by the coding sequence ATGCCCGGAATCTACGCGCGTCGCCGCCTCGCGGCCCTCGCCGGCGCCGCCGCCCTCGCCAGTGCCACCACCCTCCTGTCCGGCTCCCCCGCCCAGGCCGCGCCGCCCACCCCGGTCAGCGCCGCCACCGCCCGCACCTACCTCGGCCAGCTCACCGAGCGCGCCGAGGGCTCCTCCGACGGCTACAGCCGGTCCAAGTTCCCGCACTGGATCACCCAGTCCGGCACCTGCAACACCCGTGAGGTGGTCCTCAAGCGCGACGGCGAGAACGTCCAGCAGGACGGCAGCTGTGCCGCCGTCTCCGGCACCTGGAAGTCCGCGTACGACAACGCCACCTGGACCCAGGCCTCCGACCTCGACATCGACCACGTCGTGCCGCTGTCCGAGGCCTGGAAGTCCGGCGCCAACGCCTGGACCCAGTCCCAGCGCCAGGCCTTCGCCAACGACCTGGGCCGGCCCCAGCTCATCGCGGTGACCGACAACGTCAACCAGGCCAAGGGCGACAAGGACCCGGCCGAGTGGCTGCCCCCGGCCGCCTCCTACCACTGCTTCTACGCGCGCATGTGGGTGGACGTGAAGCAGCACTACAACCTCACCGTCGACCCGGCCGAGAAGAGCAAGCTCGCCTCGATCCTGAACGGCTGCTGA
- a CDS encoding alkaline phosphatase D family protein, whose product MGRLRLGPLLRYVDGRTATVWVEADRPCTAEVRCADGAGGSARTFQIAGHHYALVPVTGLRPGTETAYEVTLDGDAVWPLPESPFPPSTLRTPPDDREAVRVTFGSCRWAAPPAGEHDPVGPDALDALAARIAADPAAERPDVLLLLGDQVYADEVSDATRRWLAARRDLSEPPGDQVADYEEYTHLYYESWLDPEVRWLLSTVPSCMVFDDHDVIDDWNTSASWLADMRATPWWGERVRSGLMSYWVYQHLGNLPPAELDRDELYAAVRATPDGTDALSAFAARADADPGAVRWSYRRDFGGVRLLMVDTRAARVLDEDRRAMLDADEARWLREQALDGTYDHLLIGTSLPWLLPHLIHDAEGWNAALCRGERGARWARFGEDLRRRADLEHWAAFPASFAALTDLIAEAGTGPDAPATVLVLSGDVHHAYVAEPAWPRGPAPAARVLQLTCSPVHNSIPASIRVGFRFGWSRAGRALGRLFARHGRLPRTGVSWRRTGGPWFGNQLMTLTMRGRAAELRLEQARRAGGLTTTATRRL is encoded by the coding sequence GTGGGACGGCTGCGTCTGGGCCCTCTGCTGAGATACGTGGACGGGCGGACCGCGACCGTGTGGGTCGAGGCCGACCGGCCCTGCACCGCCGAGGTGCGGTGCGCGGACGGCGCGGGCGGCTCGGCCCGCACGTTCCAGATCGCCGGGCACCACTACGCGCTCGTCCCGGTGACCGGACTGCGCCCCGGCACGGAGACCGCGTACGAGGTGACGCTCGACGGGGACGCCGTCTGGCCGCTGCCCGAGAGCCCGTTCCCGCCGAGCACCCTGCGGACGCCGCCCGACGACCGGGAGGCCGTCCGCGTCACCTTCGGCTCCTGCCGCTGGGCCGCGCCGCCCGCCGGTGAGCACGACCCCGTCGGCCCGGACGCCCTGGACGCCCTCGCCGCGCGCATCGCCGCCGACCCGGCCGCCGAGCGCCCGGACGTCCTGCTGCTCCTCGGCGACCAGGTGTACGCGGACGAGGTCTCCGACGCCACGCGCCGCTGGCTCGCCGCCCGCCGCGACCTGTCCGAGCCCCCGGGCGACCAGGTCGCGGACTATGAGGAGTACACCCACCTCTACTACGAGTCCTGGCTCGACCCCGAGGTGCGCTGGCTGCTCTCCACCGTGCCGAGCTGCATGGTCTTCGACGACCACGACGTCATCGACGACTGGAACACCAGCGCCTCCTGGCTCGCCGACATGCGGGCCACCCCCTGGTGGGGCGAGCGCGTCCGCAGCGGCCTGATGTCGTACTGGGTGTACCAGCACCTGGGCAATCTGCCGCCCGCCGAACTCGACCGCGACGAGCTGTACGCGGCGGTGCGCGCGACGCCCGACGGCACGGACGCGCTGAGCGCCTTCGCGGCCCGCGCCGACGCCGACCCCGGGGCCGTCCGCTGGAGCTACCGCCGCGACTTCGGGGGCGTGCGCCTGCTCATGGTCGACACCCGCGCCGCCCGCGTCCTCGACGAGGACCGGCGGGCCATGCTCGACGCCGACGAAGCACGCTGGCTGCGCGAGCAGGCCCTCGACGGAACGTACGACCACCTCCTGATCGGCACCTCCCTGCCCTGGCTGCTCCCCCACCTCATCCACGACGCCGAGGGGTGGAACGCCGCGCTGTGCCGGGGCGAGCGCGGCGCCCGCTGGGCCCGCTTCGGCGAGGACCTGCGGCGGCGCGCGGACCTGGAGCACTGGGCGGCGTTCCCCGCCTCCTTCGCCGCGCTCACCGATCTGATAGCCGAGGCGGGCACCGGCCCGGACGCCCCCGCGACCGTCCTCGTCCTGTCCGGCGACGTCCACCACGCCTACGTCGCCGAGCCCGCCTGGCCACGGGGCCCGGCACCCGCCGCGCGGGTCCTGCAGCTCACCTGCTCGCCCGTGCACAACTCCATTCCCGCCTCGATACGCGTCGGCTTCCGCTTCGGCTGGAGCCGCGCGGGGCGCGCCCTCGGCCGGCTCTTCGCCCGCCACGGCAGGCTGCCCCGCACCGGGGTGAGCTGGCGCAGGACGGGCGGCCCCTGGTTCGGCAACCAGCTCATGACCCTGACGATGCGGGGCCGCGCCGCGGAGCTCCGCCTGGAACAGGCCCGGCGGGCCGGGGGCCTGACGACCACGGCGACCCGGCGGCTCTGA
- a CDS encoding FAD/NAD(P)-binding protein, whose protein sequence is MRTVRFPTHHDRRIRRNRTGSPRLSLAPLTPALAVVGAGPRGTSVLERLCASAAELLAPGTRITVHMVDPAAPGPGRVWRTDQAPELLMNTVASQVTLFTDASVDCAGPVRPGPSLYEWAADGHIPGLGPDDYPTRAAYGRYLEWVFARTLRTAPGAVRVVTHAARATRLSETADGLQALALDDSRTLTGLSAVVLAQGHLPAAPDAAPTGLSEYAARHGLRHVRPANPADVDLSALAPGERVLLRGLGLNFFDHVTLLTEGRGGRFVRAPGRPPRYVPSGNEPRLYAGSRRGVPYHARGDNAKGPYGRHEPALLTADVIARFRKRADSGDAPDFRAEVWPLVAKEVETVYYGALLSARGTPGRARDFRDRFLDLPHRGPEEPLLLDAFGIPEADRWSWERLARPCAGLAFGSPQEFRAWLLALLREDAAQAALGNVAGPLKSALDVLRDLRNELRLAVDHGGITGRSRRDHLDAWYTPLNAFLSIGPPRRRTEELTALIEAGVVEVLGPRLEVRARDGAFVARSPDVPGSEVRVTALVEARLPEPDLRRTGDALLAGLLRTGQCRPHTVGDHETGGLDVTGRPYHLIDRQGRAHPRRFAFGVPTEGVRWVTAAGARPGVDSVTLSDADAVARAALRTVTAFPGTTLAPGTPQAPDLAQTPDLVQTNSS, encoded by the coding sequence ATGCGGACGGTCCGCTTCCCCACGCACCACGACCGCCGCATCCGCCGTAACCGCACAGGGAGCCCCCGTTTGTCCCTCGCACCCCTCACCCCCGCCCTGGCCGTCGTCGGGGCGGGACCCCGCGGCACCAGCGTCCTGGAACGCCTCTGCGCCTCGGCCGCCGAACTGCTCGCCCCGGGCACGCGGATCACCGTCCACATGGTCGACCCCGCGGCACCGGGCCCCGGCCGGGTCTGGCGCACCGACCAGGCGCCCGAGCTCCTGATGAACACCGTCGCCTCCCAGGTGACCCTGTTCACCGACGCGAGCGTCGACTGCGCGGGGCCGGTCAGACCGGGGCCGAGCCTGTACGAGTGGGCGGCGGACGGGCACATACCCGGGCTCGGCCCGGACGACTATCCGACGCGCGCCGCGTACGGCCGCTATCTGGAGTGGGTGTTCGCCCGGACCCTGCGCACGGCCCCGGGCGCCGTCCGCGTCGTCACCCACGCGGCCCGCGCGACCCGGCTTTCCGAGACGGCCGACGGCCTCCAGGCCCTCGCGCTCGACGACTCCCGCACCCTGACCGGCCTGTCGGCCGTGGTGCTCGCCCAGGGCCATCTGCCCGCCGCCCCCGACGCCGCGCCGACCGGCCTCTCGGAGTACGCCGCCCGCCACGGCCTGCGCCACGTGCGGCCCGCCAACCCCGCCGACGTCGACCTCTCCGCCCTCGCCCCCGGCGAGCGGGTGCTCCTGCGCGGGCTCGGCCTGAACTTCTTCGACCACGTGACGCTCCTGACCGAGGGCCGCGGCGGCCGCTTCGTCCGCGCCCCGGGCCGCCCGCCGCGCTACGTACCGTCGGGCAACGAGCCGCGCCTGTACGCCGGTTCGCGGCGCGGCGTGCCGTACCACGCGCGCGGCGACAACGCGAAGGGCCCCTACGGACGGCACGAGCCCGCCCTGCTCACCGCCGACGTGATCGCCCGCTTCCGCAAGCGCGCGGACAGCGGGGACGCGCCGGACTTCCGCGCCGAGGTCTGGCCGCTGGTGGCGAAGGAGGTGGAGACCGTCTACTACGGGGCGCTGCTGAGCGCCCGTGGCACACCCGGGCGGGCGCGGGACTTCCGCGACCGCTTCCTCGACCTCCCCCACCGGGGCCCCGAAGAACCCCTGCTCCTGGACGCGTTCGGGATACCGGAGGCCGACCGCTGGTCCTGGGAGCGGCTCGCCCGCCCGTGCGCGGGGCTGGCCTTCGGCTCGCCTCAGGAGTTCCGCGCCTGGCTGCTCGCCCTGCTGCGCGAGGACGCGGCCCAGGCCGCGCTCGGCAATGTCGCGGGCCCGCTGAAGTCGGCCCTCGACGTGCTGCGCGACCTGCGCAACGAACTGCGGCTCGCGGTGGACCACGGCGGCATCACGGGCCGCTCGCGCCGTGACCACCTGGACGCCTGGTACACCCCGCTGAACGCCTTCCTGTCGATCGGCCCGCCCCGGCGCCGCACGGAGGAGCTGACGGCCCTGATCGAGGCGGGCGTGGTCGAGGTGCTCGGGCCGCGCCTCGAAGTGCGGGCACGGGACGGGGCGTTCGTCGCACGCTCGCCGGACGTGCCGGGCTCCGAGGTGCGGGTGACGGCCCTCGTGGAGGCGCGGCTCCCCGAGCCGGACCTGCGGCGCACCGGGGACGCGCTGCTCGCGGGCCTGCTGCGGACGGGGCAGTGCCGCCCGCACACCGTCGGCGACCACGAGACGGGCGGGCTCGACGTGACCGGCCGCCCCTATCACCTGATTGACCGTCAAGGCCGTGCGCACCCGCGGCGGTTCGCGTTCGGGGTGCCCACGGAGGGCGTGCGCTGGGTGACGGCGGCCGGAGCGCGGCCGGGCGTGGACTCGGTGACGCTGTCGGACGCGGACGCGGTGGCACGTGCCGCGCTGCGGACCGTGACAGCTTTCCCCGGCACGACTCTGGCCCCCGGCACTCCCCAGGCTCCAGACTTGGCCCAGACCCCCGACTTGGTACAGACCAACAGTTCATGA
- a CDS encoding DoxX family protein, with protein sequence MTERLNSAQPYALGLFRIVVGLLFFCHGAASLFGAFGGTDGNGATIDAGTWPGWYAAVIQLVGGALVALGLGTRAAAFLSSGSMAYAYFKVHQPEALWPIENAGEASAMFCWAMLLLVFTGSGAFGLDRVIAAARGEQKAKAGSDRTPIAA encoded by the coding sequence ATGACTGAGCGGCTGAACAGCGCCCAGCCCTATGCCCTCGGCCTCTTCCGCATCGTCGTCGGCCTGCTCTTCTTCTGCCACGGCGCCGCCTCGCTCTTCGGAGCGTTCGGCGGCACGGACGGCAACGGCGCCACCATCGACGCGGGCACCTGGCCCGGCTGGTACGCGGCCGTCATCCAGCTCGTCGGCGGCGCCCTCGTGGCCCTCGGCCTCGGCACCCGCGCGGCGGCGTTCCTCTCGTCCGGGTCGATGGCGTACGCCTACTTCAAGGTCCACCAGCCGGAGGCCCTGTGGCCGATAGAGAACGCGGGAGAGGCCTCGGCGATGTTCTGCTGGGCCATGCTGCTCCTGGTCTTCACCGGCTCCGGGGCGTTCGGCCTCGACCGCGTCATCGCGGCGGCCCGCGGCGAGCAGAAGGCCAAAGCGGGCTCCGACCGCACCCCCATCGCGGCCTGA
- a CDS encoding superoxide dismutase family protein, which translates to MEVRAEARFAPPTAFVPSAAITYEQQLVPAASWIEVTQRSDQIGTRVSLRVKGLQPGHAYGVHVHQKPCGADPAAAGPHYQNEPGPMDPENEVWLDFTAGKDGSGKASAVHNWGFRRGEAAAVVLHREQGGAGERLACFSVPFAPPPAG; encoded by the coding sequence GTGGAGGTCCGCGCGGAGGCGCGGTTCGCACCGCCGACGGCCTTCGTGCCGTCCGCCGCGATCACCTACGAGCAGCAGCTCGTCCCCGCCGCCTCCTGGATCGAGGTGACGCAGCGCAGCGATCAGATCGGCACGCGTGTCTCCCTGCGCGTGAAGGGCCTCCAGCCGGGCCACGCGTACGGCGTGCACGTGCACCAGAAGCCGTGCGGCGCGGACCCGGCGGCGGCGGGACCGCACTACCAGAACGAGCCGGGTCCCATGGATCCGGAGAACGAGGTATGGCTGGACTTCACCGCGGGCAAGGACGGCTCCGGCAAGGCCTCCGCCGTCCACAACTGGGGCTTCCGGCGCGGCGAGGCCGCGGCGGTCGTGCTGCACCGGGAGCAGGGCGGCGCGGGCGAGCGGCTCGCGTGCTTCAGCGTGCCGTTCGCACCGCCCCCGGCGGGCTAG
- a CDS encoding VTT domain-containing protein, which translates to MFESVGALTASPWIYAVVALSVLFDVFLPLLPSGVLVITAATAAAAAGTGTGRVPHDVPDILLLMLCAATASVLGDLVAYRIAWRGGERLDRAIARSRRLTSAQERLGTALSRGGGVLVVIARFAPAGRSIVSLGAGAAHRRKRDFLPWSALAGVAWAGYSVGLGYFGGQWLGATWLATGVSVLALVAAGAGAAYLVRRPAANSGPSGA; encoded by the coding sequence GTGTTTGAGAGTGTGGGGGCGCTGACCGCCAGTCCGTGGATCTACGCGGTCGTGGCCCTCTCCGTCCTGTTCGACGTGTTCCTGCCGCTGCTGCCCAGCGGTGTGCTCGTCATCACCGCGGCCACGGCCGCCGCCGCGGCGGGCACCGGCACGGGGCGGGTGCCGCACGACGTGCCGGACATCCTCCTGCTGATGCTGTGCGCCGCGACCGCGTCCGTGCTCGGCGACCTCGTCGCCTACCGCATCGCCTGGCGCGGCGGGGAGCGCCTCGACCGGGCCATCGCCCGCTCCCGGCGCCTGACCAGCGCGCAGGAGCGGCTCGGCACGGCCCTCTCGCGGGGCGGCGGCGTCCTCGTCGTCATCGCGCGCTTCGCCCCCGCCGGGCGCTCCATCGTCTCCCTCGGCGCGGGCGCCGCACACCGGCGCAAGCGCGACTTCCTGCCCTGGTCGGCCCTCGCGGGCGTGGCCTGGGCCGGCTACAGCGTGGGCCTCGGCTACTTCGGCGGCCAGTGGCTCGGCGCGACCTGGCTGGCCACGGGGGTCTCGGTCCTGGCCCTCGTCGCGGCGGGCGCGGGCGCGGCCTATCTGGTCCGCCGCCCCGCGGCGAACTCGGGACCGTCCGGCGCCTAG
- a CDS encoding DUF2277 domain-containing protein, whose protein sequence is MCRSIKTLRPPALPEEATEDEIRAAALQYVRKVSGFRAPAAHNQEVFDRAVDAVAAATAELLDGLEVRGTARAARP, encoded by the coding sequence ATGTGCCGCAGCATCAAGACCCTTCGCCCGCCCGCGCTCCCCGAAGAGGCCACCGAGGACGAGATCCGGGCGGCCGCGCTTCAGTACGTACGCAAGGTGTCCGGGTTCCGGGCGCCCGCCGCGCACAACCAGGAGGTGTTCGACCGGGCCGTGGACGCGGTCGCCGCGGCCACGGCCGAGCTGCTCGACGGGCTTGAGGTGCGGGGCACCGCCCGCGCGGCCCGGCCCTAG